In Desulfuromonas sp. KJ2020, a single window of DNA contains:
- a CDS encoding O-acetylhomoserine aminocarboxypropyltransferase/cysteine synthase family protein produces the protein MDKNWKLETLAIQAGYSPKATEPRIVPIVQSTTFKYDSAEHVAKLFDLDAADPFYTRLGNPTTSAFEGKIAAMEGGVGALATSAGQAASTLSILNICRSGQHIISASTLYGGTYSLFANTLPKMGIEVTFVDPEAPLDELKKHFRAETRAIFAETIGNPGLNVLDFEKFSALAKEMRVPLIIDNTFGTPYLCRPFEHGAHIVIHSTTKYIDGHATSVGGVIVDSGTFDWSSGKYPELTEPDSSYHGLRYVEKFGPLAYIIKARAQLMRDIGTTPAPLNSFLNNLGLETVALRMERHSYNALKLAQYLEEHADVTWVNYPGLPSHPSYSRAQKYLPKGASGVLTFGIKGGKEAGIKFMESTKLIALVVHVGDARSCVLHPASTTHRQLTPEQQRASGVSPDLIRLSVGIEHIDDIIADVEQALQASQK, from the coding sequence ATGGACAAAAATTGGAAACTAGAGACCTTGGCCATTCAGGCGGGCTACAGCCCCAAGGCTACGGAACCGCGTATCGTCCCTATCGTGCAGAGCACGACTTTTAAATACGACAGCGCCGAACATGTGGCCAAACTGTTCGATCTGGATGCCGCCGATCCTTTTTACACCCGCCTCGGCAACCCGACGACGTCGGCCTTCGAAGGCAAGATTGCCGCCATGGAAGGAGGCGTCGGCGCGCTGGCGACCTCGGCTGGCCAGGCCGCCTCGACGCTCTCCATCCTCAATATCTGCCGGTCCGGCCAGCACATCATCTCGGCCAGCACCCTGTACGGTGGCACCTACTCTCTCTTTGCCAACACCCTGCCCAAGATGGGGATTGAGGTCACCTTTGTCGACCCCGAGGCGCCCCTGGACGAACTCAAGAAGCACTTCCGCGCCGAAACCCGTGCCATCTTTGCCGAAACTATCGGTAACCCCGGCCTGAATGTGCTCGATTTCGAAAAATTCTCCGCCCTGGCCAAGGAGATGAGGGTTCCTCTCATCATCGACAACACCTTCGGCACCCCTTACCTGTGCCGCCCTTTCGAGCACGGCGCCCATATCGTCATCCACTCCACCACCAAATATATCGACGGCCACGCCACCAGCGTCGGCGGCGTCATTGTAGACAGCGGCACCTTCGACTGGAGCTCGGGAAAATACCCGGAACTGACGGAGCCCGATTCCAGCTACCACGGTCTGCGCTACGTGGAAAAGTTCGGTCCGCTGGCTTATATCATCAAGGCTCGGGCGCAACTGATGCGCGACATCGGCACCACGCCGGCACCGCTGAATTCTTTTCTGAACAATCTCGGCCTCGAAACCGTCGCGCTGCGCATGGAACGGCACAGCTACAATGCCCTGAAACTCGCTCAGTACCTGGAGGAGCATGCTGACGTCACCTGGGTCAACTACCCCGGTCTACCCAGCCATCCCAGCTACAGCCGAGCCCAGAAATACCTGCCCAAGGGAGCCAGCGGCGTGCTGACCTTCGGCATCAAGGGGGGGAAAGAGGCCGGCATCAAATTCATGGAGAGCACCAAGCTTATCGCCCTGGTCGTACACGTCGGGGACGCCCGCTCTTGTGTCCTGCACCCCGCCAGCACCACCCATCGTCAGCTCACCCCGGAACAGCAACGGGCTTCGGGTGTGTCCCCCGACCTCATCCGCCTTTCCGTCGGCATTGAACACATCGACGACATTATTGCCGATGTCGAACAGGCCCTGCAGGCCAGCCAAAAATAA
- a CDS encoding DUF6538 domain-containing protein, which produces MLLYLWKRNSTYYYRIKIPSDLSQYFPINLLRISFKTRHFRCSKNCSANVHPPCSEYVCSLTY; this is translated from the coding sequence ATGCTTTTGTACCTGTGGAAACGTAACAGTACTTACTATTACCGCATCAAGATCCCTTCTGACCTCTCGCAGTACTTCCCCATAAACCTTCTTAGAATATCTTTCAAGACCAGACATTTCCGATGCAGTAAAAACTGCAGCGCTAACGTCCACCCCCCCTGTTCAGAATACGTTTGTTCTCTAACGTACTGA
- a CDS encoding NFACT family protein — protein MDNFAIAAMVRELEELLPGALIRKIYQPDAENIILRLWNRHGDRRLLLSTAPRVSRLHLTEKTFPNPASPPRFCQLLRARLRRLLAIEQIPGERVVQLTFAGEEDNPYRLMAELLGGRSNLILVDAHDCIVDCLKRETRAVGERALMPGNPYHLPEARPRTLLADVSLQVPEAFWQADEFEGWLKREIAPMTPLVARDLAAGVRLGLPAKEVLESFRQRWLLAPLVPQIVEIEGRSLLLPFDVQFLEVSRQRPFASFAAAADCFYGELEGAEGNAGGQEEMQEALRRGLRRVDRLLQKLEQEKESLGGLERQRQLGELLVANLYRIRRGMETVTVEDYHAEPPRPVTIGLDPLLSPQENAERYFRRVKKGKRGEVHLVRRREEARQQKEWLQEMLYALEEADTAEELTAIRAELEEAGVIRPNERWRASRRPGDPKEQVRRLQSPGDFTICWGKNNRTNDYVSRHLTAADDLWFHARDMPGAHVVLKRGQHAGDIPTEDLLFAARIAAGYSRGKDAIKVEVMVAEGKAVHKPKGARPGLVTVSRFTSVLVPPLRPL, from the coding sequence ATGGATAATTTTGCCATCGCGGCCATGGTGCGGGAATTGGAGGAACTCCTTCCCGGCGCCCTGATTCGTAAGATTTATCAGCCGGATGCCGAGAATATCATCCTGCGGCTCTGGAACCGACACGGCGACCGGCGCCTTCTCCTTTCCACCGCCCCTCGCGTTAGTCGTCTGCATCTTACCGAAAAAACCTTCCCCAATCCCGCCTCACCGCCGCGTTTTTGTCAGTTGCTGCGGGCGCGACTTCGCCGGCTGCTTGCCATCGAGCAGATTCCCGGCGAACGGGTGGTACAGCTGACCTTCGCCGGCGAGGAGGACAACCCGTATCGGCTGATGGCCGAACTGCTGGGCGGGCGCAGTAACCTGATTCTGGTCGATGCTCATGATTGCATTGTCGATTGTCTTAAACGCGAAACCCGCGCTGTCGGCGAGCGCGCACTCATGCCGGGAAATCCCTACCATCTGCCCGAAGCCCGTCCGCGTACGCTGCTGGCCGATGTATCCCTGCAGGTTCCCGAGGCTTTTTGGCAGGCCGATGAATTTGAGGGTTGGCTCAAGCGGGAAATCGCCCCCATGACCCCTCTGGTGGCACGCGATCTGGCGGCGGGAGTCCGTCTTGGCTTGCCCGCCAAGGAGGTTTTGGAGTCCTTTCGTCAGCGCTGGCTTTTGGCGCCGCTTGTCCCCCAGATAGTGGAGATCGAAGGCCGCTCGTTGCTGCTTCCCTTCGATGTGCAATTTTTGGAGGTGAGCCGCCAGCGCCCCTTTGCCAGCTTTGCAGCCGCCGCCGACTGTTTTTATGGCGAGCTGGAAGGTGCCGAGGGAAACGCCGGCGGCCAGGAAGAGATGCAGGAGGCGCTGCGGCGAGGGCTTCGGCGCGTTGACAGGCTCTTGCAGAAACTCGAGCAGGAAAAGGAGAGTCTGGGCGGGCTTGAGCGGCAACGGCAGCTCGGCGAACTGTTGGTAGCCAACCTCTATCGAATCCGGCGTGGCATGGAAACTGTTACCGTGGAAGATTATCACGCCGAACCACCCCGTCCGGTTACCATAGGGCTTGATCCTTTACTCTCGCCGCAGGAAAATGCCGAGCGTTATTTTCGCCGCGTTAAGAAAGGCAAGCGGGGGGAAGTTCATCTTGTGCGGCGACGGGAAGAAGCCCGACAGCAAAAAGAGTGGCTGCAGGAAATGCTCTATGCTCTCGAAGAGGCGGATACAGCCGAGGAACTCACCGCTATCCGTGCGGAATTGGAAGAGGCCGGGGTGATTCGGCCCAATGAACGCTGGCGGGCCAGCCGTCGCCCCGGCGACCCCAAGGAGCAGGTGCGTCGGCTGCAGAGTCCCGGCGATTTTACCATCTGCTGGGGGAAGAACAACCGCACCAACGACTATGTCAGTCGTCACCTGACCGCCGCCGACGATCTGTGGTTTCATGCCCGGGATATGCCGGGCGCCCACGTCGTTCTCAAAAGGGGACAGCATGCTGGCGATATTCCGACGGAAGACCTGCTTTTCGCCGCCCGTATCGCCGCCGGCTATTCACGAGGCAAAGACGCCATTAAAGTCGAGGTGATGGTCGCCGAAGGGAAGGCTGTGCACAAACCGAAAGGCGCGCGCCCGGGACTGGTGACGGTCAGCCGTTTTACCTCCGTGCTGGTGCCCCCTTTGCGGCCTCTATAG